The proteins below come from a single bacterium BMS3Abin14 genomic window:
- the hypC gene encoding hydrogenase isoenzymes formation protein HypC, with product MCIAVPGKIISIDDVNMAIVDYGGVTKSASLDLIPEAAVGDYVLVHAGFAINRLDEEEAMETMKLFDEYMGIVKNEVP from the coding sequence ATGTGCATCGCGGTACCCGGGAAGATCATCTCCATTGACGACGTCAATATGGCCATAGTTGATTACGGCGGCGTCACCAAATCTGCATCCCTCGACCTGATCCCCGAGGCGGCGGTGGGAGATTACGTCCTGGTTCACGCCGGGTTTGCCATCAACCGTCTTGATGAGGAGGAGGCCATGGAAACCATGAAGCTGTTCGATGAATACATGGGGATTGTGAAGAATGAAGTACCTTGA
- the hypD gene encoding hydrogenase expression/formation protein HypD, protein MKYLDEFRDPSIARALAGKIRSSAERLSRPVRIMEICGSHTVAIFRSGIKSVLPANVTMISGPGCPVCVTAMEDMDRMISLACGECRDRRIIATFGDMIRVPGTVSSLERESAAGADVRVTASPLDSLTWARENPEKEVVFLGVGFETTSPTIAAVVKRAEQAGLDNFSVYPAFKLLPPALGALLDGGEVAIDGFLCPGHVSVMLGADAYRLFSSKYGKPCVIAGFEPIDVLLGISMILDQLLDNKHEVDNAYSRAVSNEGNRRAMSLLLEIFKPSDAPWRGLGSIPSSGLAFRDTHMAFDAVERFGLDTVPTGSDPPECACGEVLRGVKTPPECPLFGVGCTPDTPIGSCMVSSEGSCAAWFKYSGGSGTGY, encoded by the coding sequence ATGAAGTACCTTGACGAGTTCCGGGATCCTTCAATAGCAAGAGCACTGGCAGGGAAAATCCGATCTTCGGCCGAGAGGCTTTCGCGACCGGTCAGGATCATGGAGATCTGCGGAAGCCATACGGTCGCCATTTTCAGATCAGGCATAAAAAGCGTCCTTCCCGCCAACGTCACCATGATTTCCGGTCCCGGGTGTCCCGTGTGCGTAACGGCAATGGAGGACATGGACCGGATGATCTCACTTGCCTGCGGGGAGTGCCGGGACAGGCGCATTATTGCGACATTCGGGGACATGATCCGTGTTCCCGGCACCGTATCGAGCCTGGAAAGGGAATCGGCAGCGGGCGCGGACGTGCGTGTGACCGCATCACCCCTCGATTCACTCACCTGGGCCAGGGAAAACCCGGAAAAAGAGGTTGTGTTTCTGGGAGTAGGGTTCGAAACCACCTCGCCCACCATCGCCGCGGTGGTAAAACGGGCTGAACAGGCAGGGCTGGACAATTTTTCGGTCTATCCGGCTTTCAAGCTCCTTCCCCCGGCGCTTGGGGCGCTTCTCGACGGCGGAGAGGTGGCCATTGACGGGTTCCTCTGCCCCGGGCACGTCAGCGTAATGCTGGGTGCTGATGCCTACCGCCTATTCAGTTCGAAATATGGAAAACCGTGTGTTATCGCCGGCTTTGAACCTATTGATGTTTTGCTAGGAATATCAATGATTTTAGACCAGTTACTTGACAATAAACATGAGGTTGATAACGCTTATTCACGGGCGGTTTCCAACGAAGGAAACCGGAGGGCCATGTCCCTTCTCCTTGAGATTTTCAAGCCGAGCGATGCTCCGTGGAGAGGGTTGGGATCCATACCCTCTTCCGGTCTCGCCTTCAGAGATACCCACATGGCCTTTGACGCCGTGGAACGGTTTGGCCTCGACACAGTCCCCACCGGGTCAGATCCCCCGGAATGCGCCTGCGGTGAGGTTCTGCGGGGCGTAAAAACCCCTCCGGAATGTCCCCTGTTCGGGGTGGGGTGTACCCCGGACACGCCCATTGGATCATGCATGGTGTCCTCTGAGGGATCCTGTGCCGCCTGGTTCAAATATTCCGGTGGGAGTGGGACCGGATATTAA
- the hypE gene encoding hydrogenase expression/formation protein HypE — MSQALTERIFLKYFHDPALLMLNDNAVFDVPGGRVAMSTDTYTIDPIFFPGGDIGSLSVHGTVNDVAMCGAVPVAISAGFILEEGLPLEDLEIIAASMATAAATAGVRIVTADTKVVPRGAADRIFINTTGIGIIPEGRTIGGQMAKTDDVILLSGTIGDHGIAVASSREGIQFETVVRSDSAPLNSMVSALVGTLGDRVHVLRDPTRGGLATVLNEISAQSNVGIRINEGAIPVSAGVQGACELFGYDPLYLANEGKLVAIVSSVAAEDALRLMRSDPLGRETAIIGEVVGEHPGRVVMNTPLGGHRLVDRLSGEMLPRIC; from the coding sequence ATGAGCCAGGCCCTGACCGAGCGTATTTTTCTGAAATATTTCCACGACCCGGCCCTGTTGATGCTCAATGACAACGCGGTATTCGATGTGCCGGGGGGGCGCGTCGCCATGAGTACCGACACATACACCATAGACCCCATCTTCTTTCCCGGCGGCGACATCGGGAGCCTCTCCGTGCACGGCACCGTCAACGATGTGGCCATGTGCGGGGCCGTCCCCGTTGCCATTAGCGCCGGTTTTATCCTCGAGGAGGGTCTGCCCCTGGAAGACCTGGAGATAATCGCGGCTTCCATGGCGACGGCCGCTGCAACGGCCGGTGTCCGGATAGTCACCGCCGACACCAAAGTCGTCCCCAGGGGGGCCGCGGACAGGATCTTCATCAACACCACCGGCATCGGGATCATTCCGGAAGGCCGCACAATCGGTGGACAGATGGCGAAAACGGATGACGTGATCCTTCTCTCGGGGACCATCGGGGATCATGGGATCGCCGTAGCGTCATCGAGAGAGGGTATCCAGTTCGAAACGGTCGTCAGGAGCGACAGCGCGCCCCTCAATAGTATGGTCTCGGCTCTCGTCGGGACGCTCGGCGACCGGGTCCACGTCCTCCGGGACCCCACGAGGGGAGGGCTGGCCACCGTTCTTAACGAGATATCAGCCCAATCGAACGTCGGCATCCGCATCAACGAGGGGGCCATTCCGGTAAGTGCGGGGGTCCAGGGAGCCTGTGAACTGTTTGGGTACGACCCTTTGTATCTGGCAAATGAGGGCAAGCTCGTGGCCATTGTCTCATCCGTGGCCGCGGAGGATGCGCTCCGGTTGATGCGTTCGGATCCTCTAGGGAGAGAAACGGCCATAATAGGGGAGGTTGTGGGGGAGCACCCCGGCAGGGTTGTCATGAATACCCCCCTGGGGGGGCACAGGCTGGTAGACAGGCTCTCGGGGGAAATGCTCCCGAGGATCTGCTGA